The following are encoded in a window of Aythya fuligula isolate bAytFul2 chromosome 26, bAytFul2.pri, whole genome shotgun sequence genomic DNA:
- the MRPL54 gene encoding 39S ribosomal protein L54, mitochondrial: protein MAARLLLRAASAVRHGPARGYAKKPGGKVKGKSVPKEELKGPEVCTDPVKLATYAVGVNYHKDSPDVALKPDSEYPDWLFQIHLGPPKKLEEMDPDSIEYWRRLRKYNTWQRNRLKKGKKL from the exons atgGCCGCGCGGCTGCTGCTGAGGGCGGCCAGCGCCGtgcggcacggcccggcccgggggtACGCCAAGAAACCGG GCGGAAAGGTGAAGGGTAAGAGCGTGCCGAAGGAGGAGCTGAAGGGGCCAGAGGTGTGCACAGACCCCGTCAAGCTGGCCACCTATGCTGTGGGCGTCAACTACCACAAGGACAGCCCCGACGTGGCCCTGAAGCCCGACTCCGAGTACCCCGACTG GCTTTTCCAGATCCACCTGGGCCCCCCCAAGAAGCTGGAGGAGATGGACCCCGACTCCATCGAGTACTGGAGGCGCCTGCGGAAGTACAACACGTGGCAGCGCAACCGGCTGAAGAAGGGCAAGAAGCTGTAG